A single genomic interval of Terriglobales bacterium harbors:
- a CDS encoding LysR family transcriptional regulator — protein MDLFQLETFLTVAREGSFSRAAKKLYRTQPAVSQAVRKLEEELGEPLFDRSSREGILTASGKVLENYAEKLLNMRGEALNALEELRQLNKGKLSIAANELTCLYLLPILNEFRRLSPMIKVTIQRSLASQIPDDLLNHNAELGVLTFKPEDSLLKSIVVYRDELCFVVPPNHPLATSSEVHIGQLGSEYFVAHHVNSPYREKVLETFQRKKVPLHMDIELPTTEAIKKFVAMGNGVALVPSICVEAEVARGELVRVAVSELAFERRLRLVYRKGASLSHAAQAFLKVAETYAQREGGRYLYQAEK, from the coding sequence ATGGACCTCTTCCAACTGGAAACCTTTCTAACTGTAGCCCGCGAAGGCAGCTTCTCCCGCGCCGCCAAGAAGCTTTACCGCACCCAGCCCGCGGTCAGCCAGGCGGTGCGCAAGCTGGAAGAAGAGCTGGGCGAGCCCCTGTTTGACCGCTCCTCCCGGGAAGGGATTCTGACCGCTTCGGGGAAGGTGTTGGAGAACTATGCCGAGAAGCTGCTCAATATGCGGGGCGAGGCGCTCAATGCTCTGGAAGAACTCCGGCAGCTCAATAAAGGGAAGCTCTCCATCGCCGCCAACGAGCTCACCTGCCTTTACCTGCTGCCGATACTCAACGAATTTCGCCGTCTTTCTCCCATGATCAAAGTGACGATCCAGCGCTCGCTGGCCAGTCAAATTCCCGACGACCTGCTGAACCACAATGCTGAACTCGGGGTGCTCACCTTCAAGCCCGAAGATTCGCTGCTGAAGTCCATTGTGGTTTATCGGGACGAGCTGTGCTTCGTGGTTCCTCCCAACCATCCGCTGGCGACCAGCTCAGAAGTCCATATCGGACAGCTCGGATCGGAGTACTTCGTTGCCCATCACGTGAATTCTCCCTATCGCGAGAAGGTATTGGAGACCTTCCAACGCAAAAAAGTTCCTCTTCACATGGATATCGAGCTGCCTACCACCGAAGCGATCAAGAAATTCGTCGCCATGGGAAATGGTGTGGCTCTCGTGCCCAGTATCTGTGTGGAAGCCGAGGTGGCTCGAGGCGAGCTGGTGCGGGTTGCTGTTTCGGAGCTTGCCTTCGAGCGCAGGCTGCGGCTTGTGTATCGCAAGGGTGCCAGCCTCTCTCACGCGGCGCAGGCCTTTCTCAAAGTCGCCGAGACGTATGCGCAGCGCGAAGGCGGCAGGTACTTATATCAGGCAGAAAAATAG
- the leuB gene encoding 3-isopropylmalate dehydrogenase — translation MKLKIAILPGDGIGPEVTREAVRILRSVGEDRGYDFQLTERLIGGAAIKETGTPLPESTLETCLKSDAVFLGAVGSPEFDGLSPEKRPEAGLLNLRKALGGFANLRPAICYDPILDCSPLKADVVKGANVLFVRELLGGIYFGEPRGFSGANRDAAYNTMRYSVEEIERVARIAFEAARSRRKKVTSVDKANVLETSQLWRQVVTLIAKEFREVQLEHMYVDACAMKLVTNPTSFDVVLTENLFGDILSDEAAVITGSLGMLASATLGGTVDLYEPVHGSAPDIAGKGIANPLGAIATAALLLRHSAGLEQEARDVEEAIRQVLDAGHRTADLMRGKTKYKANTSEMGSLVEHAVADMLDRRRAYHAV, via the coding sequence ATGAAGTTGAAAATCGCTATTCTTCCCGGCGATGGGATTGGCCCCGAGGTTACGCGGGAAGCTGTCCGCATCCTGCGCTCGGTAGGAGAAGACCGGGGATACGATTTTCAGCTCACCGAAAGGCTGATTGGAGGCGCGGCGATTAAAGAGACGGGCACTCCGCTGCCGGAATCAACACTCGAGACCTGCCTGAAGAGTGACGCGGTGTTTCTGGGAGCGGTAGGCAGCCCGGAGTTTGACGGTCTTTCTCCCGAGAAACGACCGGAGGCTGGCCTGCTGAACCTTCGCAAGGCACTGGGAGGCTTTGCGAATCTCCGTCCGGCGATCTGCTATGACCCCATTCTGGATTGCTCCCCCCTGAAAGCCGACGTGGTAAAGGGCGCCAATGTCCTGTTCGTGCGCGAATTGCTGGGCGGAATCTATTTTGGCGAGCCGCGCGGCTTCTCAGGCGCAAACCGCGATGCGGCGTATAACACCATGCGCTACTCCGTCGAGGAGATTGAACGAGTAGCGCGGATCGCGTTCGAGGCTGCGCGATCCCGGCGCAAGAAGGTGACCTCGGTGGACAAGGCCAATGTGCTGGAGACCTCGCAACTCTGGCGCCAGGTGGTCACTCTCATTGCCAAGGAATTCCGCGAGGTGCAACTTGAGCACATGTATGTGGATGCTTGCGCCATGAAGCTGGTCACCAACCCCACCAGCTTCGACGTGGTGCTCACCGAGAACCTGTTTGGCGATATTCTTTCGGACGAAGCCGCAGTGATTACAGGATCGCTGGGCATGCTGGCCTCCGCCACGCTCGGCGGCACTGTCGATCTTTATGAGCCGGTACACGGCTCAGCGCCGGACATCGCCGGCAAGGGAATCGCGAATCCCCTGGGCGCGATTGCCACCGCCGCGCTGCTGCTGCGGCATAGCGCCGGACTGGAACAGGAAGCGCGCGATGTGGAAGAGGCCATCCGCCAGGTGCTCGATGCTGGCCACCGCACCGCCGACCTGATGCGAGGCAAGACCAAGTACAAAGCCAATACCAGCGAAATGGGCAGCCTGGTGGAGCACGCCGTTGCCGACATGCTGGACCGGCGACGCGCGTATCATGCGGTGTAA
- a CDS encoding 2-isopropylmalate synthase, which yields MDRARVTIFDTTLRDGEQSPGCSMNLQEKLVMARQLERLGVDVIEAGFPISSHGDFEAVQAVAEQVRRPIVAGLARATHTDIERAWHAVKSAARPRIHVFLATSDIHLHYKLKISREHCIRQAAEAVRIAHSLCRDVEFSPEDATRTELEFLCSVAEAVAEAGATTINIPDTVGYTVPREMARIIEAVVARTRREDREVVVSAHCHNDLGLAVANSIAAVEAGARQVECTINGIGERAGNASLEEIVMGLRVRPDIMPYDTEVRSEELFPTSCLLTEITGVPVQPNKAIVGRNAFAHEAGIHQDGVIKNPLTYEIMTPQSVGVPETKLVLGKHSGRHALGLRCAELGYAFERRDLDHIYKRFVELADQVKVVEDRHLLAIIQEEFPARVVPQMKPTSDPGMLAQQRVGNA from the coding sequence ATGGATCGAGCCCGAGTAACCATCTTCGACACAACCCTACGTGACGGCGAGCAGTCGCCCGGTTGCAGCATGAACCTGCAGGAAAAGCTGGTGATGGCGCGGCAGCTCGAGCGACTCGGAGTGGATGTGATCGAAGCGGGCTTCCCTATCTCCTCCCACGGAGACTTTGAAGCCGTCCAGGCAGTGGCGGAGCAGGTGCGCCGCCCGATCGTCGCCGGTCTGGCACGGGCTACCCATACGGACATCGAGCGCGCCTGGCACGCAGTGAAGTCAGCCGCGCGACCGCGCATTCATGTGTTTTTGGCCACCTCTGATATTCATCTGCACTACAAGCTCAAAATTTCCCGCGAGCACTGCATCCGCCAGGCGGCGGAGGCAGTGCGGATTGCTCATTCGCTGTGCCGCGACGTGGAGTTCTCGCCGGAAGACGCCACCCGGACCGAACTGGAGTTCCTGTGCTCGGTGGCGGAGGCGGTGGCGGAAGCCGGAGCCACAACCATCAATATTCCCGATACGGTGGGCTACACAGTGCCACGGGAGATGGCGCGAATCATTGAGGCGGTAGTAGCGCGCACGCGACGTGAGGATCGCGAAGTGGTCGTCTCCGCTCACTGTCACAACGATCTGGGACTGGCGGTGGCCAACTCAATCGCCGCCGTCGAAGCCGGGGCTAGACAGGTAGAGTGCACCATCAACGGAATCGGAGAGCGCGCTGGCAACGCGTCGCTGGAAGAAATCGTAATGGGGCTGCGAGTGCGGCCGGACATCATGCCTTACGACACTGAAGTTCGAAGCGAAGAATTGTTCCCCACTAGTTGCCTGCTGACCGAGATCACCGGCGTTCCGGTGCAGCCCAATAAGGCCATCGTGGGACGTAATGCTTTTGCGCACGAGGCGGGAATCCATCAGGACGGCGTGATCAAGAACCCGCTCACCTACGAAATCATGACGCCGCAGTCGGTGGGCGTGCCTGAAACCAAGCTGGTGCTGGGAAAGCACTCCGGACGTCATGCGCTGGGGCTGCGCTGCGCCGAACTGGGATACGCGTTTGAGCGTCGCGACCTGGACCACATCTACAAGCGGTTCGTGGAACTGGCGGATCAGGTCAAGGTCGTGGAAGACCGCCATCTGCTCGCGATTATCCAGGAGGAGTTTCCGGCACGAGTGGTCCCGCAGATGAAACCCACATCGGATCCAGGAATGCTGGCACAGCAGCGCGTCGGAAACGCGTAG